One genomic segment of Huiozyma naganishii CBS 8797 chromosome 8, complete genome includes these proteins:
- the KNAG0H00940 gene encoding uncharacterized protein (similar to Saccharomyces cerevisiae YBL029C-A; ancestral locus Anc_3.315): protein MFLFIPLICGAQNFDSNYDSNPAHQGLYCPKCHNFSVAPIKRKEFFTFWYIPIIPLYWGKQLRCNICNWRQDFKNEEELNRVVNEQKNFHNGNNNTSINADSYYQK, encoded by the coding sequence ATGTTTCTCTTCATTCCGCTAATATGCGGCGctcaaaactttgattCCAACTATGACAGCAACCCTGCTCACCAAGGTCTGTATTGTCCCAAATGCCATAATTTCAGCGTGGCACCCATAAAACGGAAGGAgttcttcactttctggTACATACCAATAATACCGCTATACTGGGGGAAACAGCTACGGTGTAACATCTGTAACTGGAGACAGGATTTCAAgaacgaggaggaactgaACAGAGTCGTCAACGAACAGAAGAATTTCCATAATGGCAACAATAACACTTCCATCAATGCAGATAGTTACTATCAAAAGTAA